A section of the Elizabethkingia anophelis R26 genome encodes:
- the hemN gene encoding oxygen-independent coproporphyrinogen III oxidase produces the protein MNSLVDKYNIPGPRYTSYPTVPYWDLESFSVEGWKKSVIRSFKESNAEEGISIYIHLPFCEALCTFCACHKRITKQHSVEEPYLETVLKEWQLYLNLFDEKPKLKELHLGGGTPTFFSPENLKKLLSGIFETVEIAEHQEFSFEGHPNNTTYEHLKTLYDLGFRRVSFGVQDYNEKVQKAINRIQPFENVKNVTEWAREIGYTGISHDLVFGLPFQNWKCMENTIRKTLELKPDRLAFYSYAHVPWIKGVGQRGFDENDLPSGDEKRRLYEEGKSLLEELGYFEIGMDHFALPHDDLYQSMKKGKLHRNFMGYTSSKTQLMVGLGMSGISDSWYAFAQNEKTVEGYEQMVNNGEFPVVKGHILNEEDLIIRKHILNLMCRLETSWDAETAFPEFENAMDKLQEMQKDGLVELSENGIKITEEGRAFTRNVTMTFDLRMLRKQPGTRIFSMTI, from the coding sequence ATGAATTCATTAGTAGATAAATATAACATACCTGGCCCGCGCTATACATCTTATCCAACCGTTCCTTACTGGGATCTTGAGAGTTTTTCTGTAGAGGGTTGGAAGAAGTCGGTGATACGTTCTTTTAAAGAATCTAATGCGGAAGAAGGGATCAGTATATATATTCATCTTCCTTTTTGTGAAGCTTTATGTACTTTTTGTGCATGCCATAAAAGAATTACAAAACAACACTCTGTAGAAGAACCTTATCTGGAAACAGTTCTGAAAGAATGGCAGCTTTATCTGAATCTTTTCGACGAAAAGCCGAAACTAAAAGAACTTCACTTAGGAGGTGGTACACCTACATTTTTTTCTCCTGAAAATCTTAAAAAACTTCTTAGCGGAATTTTTGAAACTGTAGAAATTGCGGAACATCAGGAATTCAGCTTTGAAGGACATCCTAATAATACTACATACGAACACCTTAAAACACTTTACGACCTGGGCTTTAGAAGAGTAAGTTTTGGCGTACAGGATTACAATGAAAAGGTACAGAAAGCCATCAATAGGATACAACCTTTTGAAAATGTAAAGAACGTAACAGAATGGGCTCGTGAAATCGGCTATACAGGAATCAGTCATGATCTGGTATTTGGTTTACCTTTCCAGAACTGGAAATGTATGGAAAATACCATTCGTAAAACACTGGAACTAAAACCAGACAGATTAGCATTCTATTCTTATGCGCACGTTCCATGGATTAAAGGTGTAGGGCAGAGAGGCTTTGATGAAAATGACCTGCCTTCCGGCGATGAGAAACGCAGATTGTATGAAGAAGGTAAAAGCTTACTGGAAGAATTAGGCTATTTCGAAATAGGAATGGACCATTTCGCATTACCACATGACGACCTTTATCAGTCGATGAAGAAAGGAAAACTTCACCGCAACTTTATGGGTTATACATCTTCCAAAACTCAGCTAATGGTAGGTTTAGGTATGTCCGGAATATCAGACAGCTGGTATGCATTTGCGCAAAATGAAAAAACAGTGGAAGGTTATGAACAGATGGTTAATAACGGTGAATTCCCTGTAGTAAAAGGGCACATTCTGAATGAAGAGGATCTTATTATCCGTAAACATATTCTGAATCTGATGTGCAGACTGGAAACATCATGGGATGCAGAAACAGCTTTTCCTGAATTTGAAAATGCAATGGACAAATTACAGGAAATGCAAAAAGATGGTTTAGTCGAGCTGTCTGAAAATGGTATAAAAATAACCGAAGAGGGAAGAGCCTTTACCCGAAATGTTACCATGACATTTGACCTGAGAATGTTAAGAAAACAACCGGGAACAAGGATATTCTCTATGACAATATAA
- the typA gene encoding translational GTPase TypA has protein sequence MQQIRNIAIIAHVDHGKTTLVDKIIHATHIFRENQESGELIMDNNDLERERGITILSKNISVTYKDVKINVIDTPGHADFGGEVERVLKMADGVVLLVDAFEGAMPQTRFVLQKALELGLKPMVVINKVDKPNCRPEEVHDQVFDLFFNLDATEEQLDFPTFYGSSKQGWFNSSLEQTDSILPLLDGILEYVPEPKVEEGNLQMQIVSLDYSSFLGRIAIGKVVRGSIKEGQWIGLAQEGDKIVKGKVKELYVFEGLGKKKVSEVQAGDICAVVGFDAFQIGDSFVDLENPEPLPRTSIDEPTLNMTFSINNSPFFGKDGKYVTSNHLRERLEKELEKNLALRVQQTGDANTFLVFGRGILHLSVLIETMRREGYEMTIGQPQVILREIDGVQCEPYESLVVDVPEEFASRVIDLATQRKGDLHIMETKGEMQHMEFEIPSRGLIGLRSQMLTATAGEAIMAHRFTEYKPFKGAIPGRNNGVLVSKTQGPATAYSIEKLQDRGKFFVDPGEEIYTGMIVGEQNKPGDLVVNIVEAKQLNNMRASGKDKDGGIAPKILFSLEECMEYIQHDECIEVTPNFIRMRKKILSEEERKRAERMAKD, from the coding sequence ATGCAGCAAATTAGAAATATTGCAATTATTGCGCACGTTGACCACGGTAAAACAACCCTGGTTGATAAAATTATCCACGCAACCCACATTTTCAGAGAAAACCAGGAAAGCGGAGAGCTTATCATGGATAACAATGATCTGGAAAGAGAACGTGGTATTACCATCTTATCAAAAAACATCTCTGTTACTTACAAAGATGTAAAGATAAACGTTATCGATACTCCTGGTCACGCCGATTTTGGTGGTGAAGTAGAGCGTGTATTGAAAATGGCAGATGGTGTTGTACTATTGGTTGATGCTTTCGAAGGAGCGATGCCACAAACACGTTTCGTACTTCAAAAAGCTCTTGAGCTTGGACTGAAGCCAATGGTGGTTATCAATAAAGTAGATAAACCAAACTGTCGTCCTGAAGAAGTTCATGATCAGGTATTCGATTTATTCTTCAACCTTGATGCTACTGAAGAGCAATTAGATTTCCCTACATTCTACGGATCATCTAAGCAAGGTTGGTTCAATAGCTCTTTAGAGCAAACTGACAGCATTTTACCATTATTAGATGGTATTCTGGAATATGTTCCGGAACCTAAAGTAGAAGAAGGTAACCTGCAAATGCAGATTGTATCTTTAGATTACTCTTCATTCTTAGGTAGAATTGCAATTGGTAAAGTTGTAAGAGGAAGCATTAAAGAAGGCCAATGGATTGGTCTTGCACAGGAAGGCGACAAAATTGTAAAAGGAAAAGTTAAAGAATTATACGTATTCGAAGGATTAGGTAAAAAGAAAGTAAGCGAGGTACAGGCAGGTGATATTTGTGCTGTAGTTGGTTTTGATGCTTTCCAGATTGGTGATTCTTTTGTAGATCTTGAAAATCCTGAACCATTACCAAGAACATCTATCGATGAGCCTACGCTAAACATGACATTCTCTATCAACAATTCTCCTTTCTTCGGTAAAGATGGTAAATATGTTACCTCTAACCACCTTAGAGAAAGATTAGAAAAAGAATTGGAGAAAAACTTAGCATTAAGAGTTCAGCAAACAGGTGATGCCAATACATTCCTTGTATTTGGTAGAGGTATTCTTCACTTATCAGTTCTTATTGAAACAATGAGAAGAGAAGGTTATGAGATGACAATTGGTCAGCCTCAGGTTATCCTTAGAGAAATTGATGGTGTACAATGTGAGCCTTATGAATCTTTAGTAGTAGATGTACCTGAAGAATTTGCTTCAAGAGTTATTGACCTTGCTACACAAAGAAAAGGTGACCTTCATATTATGGAAACTAAAGGTGAGATGCAGCATATGGAATTTGAAATTCCTTCAAGAGGTCTTATCGGATTGCGTTCTCAGATGCTTACAGCAACTGCTGGTGAGGCTATTATGGCACACCGTTTCACTGAGTACAAGCCTTTCAAAGGTGCTATTCCGGGAAGAAACAATGGTGTATTAGTAAGTAAGACACAAGGCCCTGCAACAGCATATTCTATTGAAAAACTACAAGACAGAGGTAAGTTCTTTGTAGATCCGGGTGAGGAAATCTACACAGGTATGATCGTAGGAGAGCAGAATAAGCCAGGTGATCTTGTTGTAAATATTGTTGAAGCAAAGCAGCTAAATAACATGCGTGCTTCCGGAAAAGATAAAGATGGTGGTATTGCTCCAAAAATCTTGTTCTCACTAGAAGAATGTATGGAATATATCCAGCATGATGAGTGTATAGAAGTAACACCTAACTTTATTCGTATGAGAAAGAAAATTCTTAGCGAAGAAGAAAGAAAACGTGCAGAAAGAATGGCTAAAGATTAA
- a CDS encoding murein L,D-transpeptidase catalytic domain family protein has protein sequence MMPKKILLFFLIVFLAANCQEKEEKKLPHTPTAKKNDEELLIRQKTDTKKLKQKAEEALLYNTQNKFNTEFCILIDMSIHSGIKRLFIWDFKQNSLFELLKVL, from the coding sequence ATGATGCCAAAAAAAATCCTTTTATTCTTTCTTATAGTTTTTTTAGCTGCCAACTGCCAGGAAAAAGAAGAGAAAAAGCTTCCACATACGCCAACTGCTAAAAAGAATGATGAAGAGCTACTTATAAGGCAAAAAACAGATACTAAAAAACTAAAACAAAAAGCAGAAGAAGCATTATTATATAACACACAAAATAAATTTAATACAGAGTTCTGTATACTGATAGACATGAGCATTCATTCTGGTATTAAACGCCTTTTTATATGGGATTTTAAGCAAAATAGTCTTTTTGAACTTTTAAAAGTCCTTTAA
- a CDS encoding APC family permease, with product MQKLKLWDATMIVMGSMIGSGIFIVSSDIMRQLGSGWWLLVVWLITGVITVSAALCYGELSSIFPKAGGQYTYLTEVFGKLTGFLYGWGLFTVIQTGTIAAVAVAFSKFTAYLIPQLNDAAPLFQQGSFKITWLQILGIGIILLLTYINTRGIKSGKLIQSVFTASKIIALLGLIVLGLLFIKDSHLTENLNIGTKAFQNLKGEGWVPISGKAILGGIAAAMVGSVFSSVAWESVTFVSGEIENPKRNVVRAMVIGTASVIILYFLCNVVYLSALSRDEIAFAANDRVAVAAAEKIMGNTGTIIMAVLVMISTFGCINGLVLSGARVFQTMAKDGLFFSSAIKNNKNNVPEKSLWLQGVWASLLCLSGQYGDILDMISFVIVLFYMLTVFAVIWLRFKKPFIPRSYKTFLYPVTPLVYLVIGTMFCVLLIIYKPNYTWPGFILLLLGLPVYFLIRKKE from the coding sequence ATGCAAAAACTCAAACTATGGGATGCCACTATGATCGTTATGGGATCTATGATCGGTAGCGGAATTTTTATTGTTTCATCCGATATTATGAGACAACTCGGATCCGGGTGGTGGCTATTGGTTGTCTGGCTTATCACAGGAGTTATTACGGTTTCAGCAGCATTGTGCTATGGAGAATTATCTTCTATTTTTCCAAAAGCCGGAGGCCAATATACTTATCTGACCGAAGTTTTTGGCAAGCTTACAGGTTTTTTATACGGGTGGGGACTATTTACGGTTATACAAACCGGAACTATTGCCGCGGTTGCTGTTGCATTCAGTAAATTTACGGCTTATCTTATTCCGCAGCTCAATGATGCTGCACCGTTATTTCAGCAGGGTAGCTTTAAAATTACCTGGCTACAGATTTTAGGTATTGGCATTATCTTATTGCTTACTTATATCAATACAAGAGGTATTAAAAGCGGAAAACTAATACAATCCGTGTTTACCGCTTCAAAGATTATAGCGCTCTTGGGACTGATTGTTCTGGGACTTCTTTTTATTAAAGATTCGCATCTGACAGAAAATTTAAATATTGGGACAAAAGCTTTTCAGAATCTGAAAGGAGAAGGGTGGGTGCCTATTAGCGGAAAGGCTATTTTGGGTGGAATTGCTGCAGCAATGGTAGGCTCTGTCTTTAGTAGCGTTGCATGGGAGAGCGTAACTTTTGTTTCCGGGGAGATAGAAAATCCTAAAAGGAATGTGGTCCGAGCAATGGTTATTGGTACAGCATCTGTTATTATACTTTATTTTTTGTGTAATGTGGTTTATCTAAGTGCATTATCCCGTGATGAAATCGCTTTTGCGGCCAATGATCGTGTTGCAGTAGCTGCAGCAGAAAAGATAATGGGCAATACGGGAACTATTATCATGGCCGTTTTGGTTATGATTTCTACTTTTGGTTGTATCAACGGACTTGTTCTGTCCGGAGCACGTGTGTTTCAGACAATGGCGAAAGATGGATTATTTTTTAGCTCAGCTATTAAAAATAATAAGAATAATGTGCCGGAGAAGTCTTTATGGCTACAGGGAGTCTGGGCATCATTACTGTGTCTTAGCGGACAGTATGGAGACATTCTGGATATGATTTCCTTTGTTATCGTATTGTTTTATATGCTTACCGTTTTTGCGGTAATCTGGCTGAGATTTAAAAAACCTTTTATTCCAAGGTCCTACAAAACTTTTTTATATCCTGTAACACCTTTAGTCTATCTTGTTATTGGTACTATGTTCTGTGTTCTACTTATTATTTACAAACCTAATTACACATGGCCCGGATTTATTCTGCTTCTTTTGGGATTGCCGGTTTATTTTCTGATCAGAAAGAAAGAATAG
- a CDS encoding putative signal transducing protein — MGEFIRVYQSNILFQVEIVKGKLAANGIESFVKNEFVNNFSVMPINQDYILYVAEENAAEAERIINETGDTEN, encoded by the coding sequence ATGGGAGAATTCATTAGGGTATATCAATCAAATATTTTATTTCAGGTCGAAATTGTTAAAGGTAAATTGGCCGCTAATGGTATTGAAAGCTTCGTGAAAAATGAATTTGTGAACAATTTTTCTGTAATGCCAATCAATCAGGATTACATACTTTATGTTGCAGAAGAGAATGCTGCCGAAGCTGAAAGGATTATTAATGAAACCGGAGATACAGAAAACTGA
- a CDS encoding alpha-L-fucosidase, which translates to MKNRITSLLLLSLSIGSITAQEKKNHEESKMQWFRDAKLGVFIHWGIYSVNGISESWSFFNNYINHDNYMKQLGGFNASRYNPDEWARLIKESGAKYSVITTRHHDGISLWDSKSDKAITSFKDAAAKEDLIAPFVADLKKAGLKTGLYYSLPDWSHPYYDVNTRTKKRYDIAKDPARWQNFIKYYQGQLSELSIQFKPDLIWFDGDWEHTSAEWQAPQTLANLRKYNPNIIINSRLNNHGDYETPEQGIPVVAPQSKYWELCYTMNDSWGYQPFDRNYKSPNMIVRTLADVISMGGNLLIDIGPKADGSIPAEQVKILENLGRWTKKNSDAIYTTRQGLPFANYRGKSALSADGKKLFLYLEEAKDFTKIYGLTTAPVSAQVIGDSNAKVNYNQDQNGNLTLSFANTQFDKDVTVVQLNFSEPVKVTNKITDPAPALQSLLENADAKKSAYEIANQLHKGTNLLDNTGITQDGMDMKIKKTTKTNPEALNWISKNAEALYETGAGLPDGHYSGMSALSKDKQTLYLFVEGTPTGQIALKGLKNNISRIRIAGEGSIIPHHIYNKLYWSAVPGIVYIDLPKERLDKNLTVIAILLDKPVDLYREKIGAVESNL; encoded by the coding sequence ATGAAGAACAGAATTACCAGTTTACTATTATTAAGTCTTAGTATAGGCAGTATAACAGCACAGGAAAAGAAGAATCACGAAGAATCTAAAATGCAATGGTTCCGGGATGCCAAACTAGGGGTGTTCATCCATTGGGGAATTTATTCTGTAAACGGAATATCAGAATCCTGGTCTTTTTTTAACAATTATATCAATCATGACAATTACATGAAGCAGCTGGGAGGATTCAATGCTTCCCGCTATAACCCGGATGAATGGGCAAGACTGATTAAAGAATCCGGTGCTAAATATTCAGTAATCACCACAAGACACCATGACGGAATTTCTCTGTGGGATTCGAAGTCGGATAAAGCAATTACCAGTTTTAAAGATGCTGCAGCTAAAGAAGATCTGATCGCTCCTTTTGTGGCAGACTTAAAGAAAGCAGGATTGAAAACCGGACTTTACTATTCGCTTCCGGACTGGAGCCATCCATATTATGACGTTAATACACGTACAAAGAAACGCTATGATATAGCAAAGGATCCAGCACGCTGGCAGAATTTTATTAAATATTATCAGGGACAGCTAAGCGAATTGTCTATACAATTTAAGCCCGATTTAATCTGGTTTGACGGAGATTGGGAACATACTTCTGCAGAATGGCAGGCACCGCAGACATTAGCTAACCTTAGAAAGTATAATCCGAATATTATTATTAATTCTCGTCTGAACAATCACGGCGATTATGAAACGCCGGAGCAGGGGATACCTGTAGTAGCTCCTCAGAGTAAATACTGGGAGTTGTGTTATACAATGAATGATTCCTGGGGGTATCAGCCTTTCGACAGAAACTACAAATCCCCGAATATGATTGTAAGAACACTTGCTGATGTCATCAGTATGGGTGGGAATCTCCTTATCGATATAGGACCAAAAGCTGACGGAAGTATTCCTGCAGAGCAGGTTAAGATTCTGGAAAATCTTGGAAGATGGACTAAAAAGAATTCAGATGCCATTTATACGACCCGTCAGGGGTTGCCTTTTGCTAATTACAGAGGGAAATCTGCTTTATCTGCTGATGGTAAAAAGCTATTTCTGTATCTGGAAGAAGCTAAAGACTTTACAAAGATTTATGGACTAACCACAGCTCCTGTTTCTGCACAGGTTATAGGGGATAGCAATGCTAAAGTAAATTACAATCAGGATCAGAACGGAAATCTTACACTTTCATTTGCAAATACCCAGTTTGATAAAGATGTAACTGTTGTACAGCTTAACTTTAGCGAACCTGTAAAAGTAACAAACAAAATAACAGATCCCGCACCTGCACTTCAAAGTTTACTTGAAAATGCAGACGCAAAGAAATCAGCTTACGAAATAGCCAATCAACTACATAAAGGCACTAATTTGTTAGATAATACCGGAATTACCCAGGATGGTATGGATATGAAAATAAAAAAGACCACCAAAACAAATCCTGAGGCGTTGAACTGGATTAGTAAAAACGCTGAAGCTTTATACGAAACGGGAGCGGGCCTTCCGGACGGACATTATTCCGGAATGAGTGCATTGTCGAAAGACAAACAGACACTTTACTTATTTGTGGAAGGAACACCGACCGGACAGATAGCATTGAAGGGACTGAAAAATAACATTTCACGAATAAGGATTGCCGGAGAAGGATCTATAATTCCACACCATATTTATAATAAATTATATTGGAGCGCGGTGCCTGGTATTGTTTATATAGATCTTCCAAAAGAAAGACTTGACAAAAATCTTACTGTAATTGCTATTCTTCTGGATAAACCGGTTGATTTGTATCGTGAGAAGATAGGAGCTGTGGAAAGTAATTTATAG
- a CDS encoding DUF3667 domain-containing protein has product MTNNCLNCNEELVGKYCNNCSQPASTHRFSLSHVFKHDFVHGIFHFDKGFFFTIKELFTRPGHSIREYVQGKRVKHFNYFATVLLLLTIIYFVKKWAKIESSDLFDTNVKGLLKVQKDYFA; this is encoded by the coding sequence ATGACAAATAACTGTTTAAACTGCAATGAAGAGCTTGTAGGAAAATATTGTAATAATTGTAGCCAGCCAGCATCAACGCATAGATTTTCCTTATCTCACGTTTTTAAACATGATTTTGTTCACGGTATATTCCATTTTGATAAGGGCTTTTTCTTCACTATAAAAGAACTATTTACAAGACCTGGTCATAGTATCAGAGAATATGTACAAGGAAAGAGGGTAAAGCATTTTAATTATTTTGCAACAGTACTTCTTCTGTTAACCATTATATATTTTGTTAAAAAATGGGCGAAAATTGAATCTTCGGATCTATTTGATACTAATGTTAAAGGACTTTTAAAAGTTCAAAAAGACTATTTTGCTTAA
- the secD gene encoding protein translocase subunit SecD — protein MQGKGLITTIAIILGLICINELLPSFYANRIEKEAQALSGGNEVKYKKELEKLSKDTLNLGFTKLDYRSAKEKEMKLGLDLKGGINVLLEINQRDLVNDLTNYSTNPVLVEALNRTDAAQKFSTKTYIDNFFVQFDAVNKEKGTNVKLSNPEVFGTQKLSDQIKFNTPDDEVKKIISKKIDASVGSAFEVIRTRIDKLGVTQPNVQRVPGTGRILVEMPGIKDIDRVKKLLQTSARLQFWEVQTAGEVAPYFQQLTSVVMTKGDSIGVNKNMNLINTLDMQNGARQNGVGNVKLSDTATVNKLLNSAQAIKARPANLRFTKFMWAAKPESNTPDNLTLYAIRGTANNKAPLDGAVKDARVNYDQIGRIEIGMQMDSDGTKVWKTLTEKNIGRPIAVTLDDNVYTAPNVNTAIPNGQSVITGNFSQDEAKDLVDVLNSGKLPATAKIVQADVVGPSLGAESINAGVISFIIAFALIMVYIIFYYGMAGVYAVIAMIINLFYVFGIMDSIDATLTLPGIAGIVLSMAMAVDTNVIIYERTKEELFAGKGIREAYNDGFKHALSAIIDGHATTLLTAVVLYIFGTGPIQGFAVTLIIGILMTFFTSVLLSRVMIFSRLGKGKEISVWTSFSKNLFRNIWIDFIGKRKWSYIFSTILMVICIASIVTKGFKFGVDFKGGRSYVVRFDKPVVASDIQEELAPLFKTNDGKNEAVDVKTFGNSNQLRITTDYKIDDVNTTVDSEIEHKLYDGLKKHLPANETFEAFKSSDVGHAGIVSSTKVGPTVADDIQVHGTLAVLAALAGIFIYILLRFRKWQFSLGAVVALFHDAVVILGVFSLFYTVAPFNMEINQDFIAAVLTVLGYSINDTVIVFDRIREYLRERKSISLAGLFDDSISSTLGRTFNTSFTTILVILAIFIFGGDNMKGFMFALLIGIGFGTYSSIFIASAIAYDCLKGRKKDAPPVHEINK, from the coding sequence ATGCAAGGAAAAGGACTCATTACCACTATTGCGATCATCCTCGGATTGATATGCATTAATGAACTCCTGCCGAGTTTCTATGCGAATAGAATTGAGAAAGAGGCACAAGCTCTTTCCGGAGGCAATGAAGTTAAGTACAAAAAAGAATTGGAAAAGTTATCCAAAGACACGCTTAATCTGGGTTTCACAAAACTAGATTATCGTTCTGCCAAGGAAAAAGAAATGAAACTTGGTCTGGATTTGAAAGGAGGGATCAACGTTTTGTTGGAAATTAATCAAAGAGACCTGGTTAATGATTTAACGAATTATTCCACAAACCCTGTTTTAGTAGAAGCTCTGAACAGAACAGATGCTGCACAAAAGTTCTCTACTAAGACATATATCGATAACTTTTTTGTTCAGTTTGATGCTGTAAACAAGGAAAAAGGAACAAATGTAAAGCTTTCTAACCCTGAAGTTTTCGGTACTCAGAAGCTAAGTGATCAGATTAAATTTAATACGCCTGATGACGAAGTAAAAAAGATTATTTCTAAGAAAATTGATGCCTCTGTAGGTTCGGCTTTCGAAGTAATCCGTACACGTATTGATAAACTAGGAGTAACGCAGCCAAACGTACAGAGAGTACCAGGAACAGGCCGTATTTTGGTTGAAATGCCTGGTATCAAGGATATTGACAGAGTAAAAAAATTACTACAGACTTCGGCAAGATTACAGTTTTGGGAAGTACAAACTGCAGGTGAAGTTGCTCCGTATTTCCAACAACTTACTTCTGTTGTAATGACAAAAGGAGATTCTATTGGTGTTAATAAGAACATGAATCTTATCAATACTCTGGATATGCAAAACGGTGCAAGACAGAATGGAGTAGGTAATGTTAAACTTTCAGATACTGCTACTGTAAATAAATTATTAAACAGTGCTCAGGCTATTAAAGCACGTCCGGCTAACCTTAGATTTACTAAGTTTATGTGGGCTGCAAAACCTGAATCCAATACTCCGGATAATCTGACATTATATGCAATCCGTGGAACAGCAAACAACAAAGCTCCACTTGATGGTGCGGTAAAAGATGCACGTGTTAACTACGACCAGATCGGAAGAATTGAAATCGGAATGCAAATGGATTCTGATGGTACTAAAGTATGGAAAACGCTTACCGAGAAAAATATCGGAAGACCTATCGCCGTAACTCTGGATGATAATGTATATACTGCTCCTAATGTAAATACGGCTATTCCTAACGGACAATCTGTAATTACTGGTAACTTCAGTCAGGATGAAGCTAAAGACTTAGTAGATGTACTAAACTCGGGTAAGCTTCCTGCTACAGCTAAAATTGTTCAGGCAGATGTTGTTGGGCCTTCATTAGGTGCGGAGTCAATCAACGCAGGGGTTATCTCTTTCATCATTGCATTTGCCCTTATCATGGTATATATTATTTTCTACTATGGTATGGCTGGTGTTTATGCAGTAATTGCAATGATCATTAACTTATTCTACGTGTTCGGTATTATGGATTCTATCGATGCTACACTTACCTTACCAGGTATCGCAGGTATCGTTTTATCCATGGCCATGGCAGTAGATACGAATGTAATCATCTACGAGAGAACTAAAGAAGAATTATTTGCAGGAAAAGGAATCCGTGAAGCATACAATGATGGTTTCAAGCATGCTTTATCTGCAATTATTGACGGACACGCAACAACATTACTAACGGCTGTTGTATTATATATTTTCGGTACAGGACCAATCCAGGGATTTGCTGTAACCTTAATTATTGGTATCCTGATGACGTTCTTTACTTCTGTACTATTGTCGAGAGTAATGATCTTCAGTAGACTTGGAAAAGGTAAAGAGATTTCTGTATGGACATCTTTCTCAAAAAATCTTTTCAGAAATATCTGGATCGACTTTATCGGGAAAAGAAAGTGGTCTTACATCTTCTCTACCATATTGATGGTTATCTGTATTGCATCTATTGTTACAAAGGGCTTCAAATTTGGAGTTGACTTCAAAGGAGGAAGAAGCTATGTTGTAAGATTTGACAAACCAGTTGTAGCTTCTGATATTCAGGAAGAGTTGGCACCGCTATTCAAAACTAATGACGGTAAAAATGAAGCTGTAGATGTTAAAACATTTGGTAACTCTAATCAGCTTAGAATAACAACTGACTATAAAATTGATGACGTTAACACAACTGTTGACTCTGAGATTGAACATAAATTATATGATGGATTAAAAAAACACCTTCCGGCTAACGAAACATTCGAAGCTTTCAAAAGTTCTGATGTTGGACATGCAGGAATCGTTTCTTCCACGAAAGTAGGACCTACAGTAGCAGATGATATTCAGGTTCACGGTACATTAGCAGTTCTTGCTGCTTTAGCAGGAATCTTCATCTACATCTTATTAAGATTTAGAAAATGGCAATTCTCTCTTGGTGCTGTTGTGGCATTGTTCCACGATGCGGTAGTAATTTTAGGGGTATTCTCCTTATTCTACACAGTAGCGCCATTCAATATGGAGATTAACCAGGATTTCATTGCAGCTGTATTAACAGTATTAGGATATTCCATTAACGATACGGTAATTGTATTTGACCGTATCCGTGAATACCTTAGAGAAAGAAAATCTATCAGCCTTGCAGGTCTGTTCGATGATTCCATCAGCAGCACGTTAGGTAGAACATTCAACACTTCATTCACTACGATACTGGTTATCCTGGCGATCTTCATTTTCGGAGGTGATAATATGAAGGGCTTCATGTTTGCATTATTAATCGGTATTGGTTTCGGTACTTATTCATCCATCTTCATCGCATCAGCAATTGCTTATGACTGTTTGAAAGGACGAAAAAAAGACGCCCCGCCAGTCCATGAGATAAACAAATAA
- a CDS encoding PepSY-like domain-containing protein produces the protein MKMIYLKKLLVTAGIVVVGMVAAQKQTITKAQLPSNAQDFLNKYISGKPFIYIKNAENPNDVDFTVKYNNGVEVEFHNDGEWEEVDGKGNAISTGFLPSSLTNYTDSNYKGDPIVWVSRERGKYDVKLKSGLKLEFGLNGTFSKIN, from the coding sequence ATGAAAATGATTTATCTGAAAAAGTTATTAGTGACAGCAGGTATAGTTGTTGTAGGTATGGTGGCTGCACAAAAACAAACCATTACCAAAGCGCAGCTTCCGTCCAATGCTCAGGATTTCCTAAATAAATATATCAGTGGTAAGCCATTTATTTATATTAAAAATGCAGAAAACCCTAATGATGTAGATTTTACGGTAAAATATAATAACGGTGTAGAAGTAGAGTTTCACAATGATGGTGAATGGGAAGAAGTGGATGGTAAAGGAAATGCTATTTCTACAGGCTTTCTTCCTTCATCTTTAACGAATTATACAGATTCTAATTACAAAGGAGATCCTATTGTATGGGTAAGCCGTGAAAGAGGAAAGTATGATGTAAAGCTAAAAAGTGGCCTTAAATTAGAATTTGGATTGAATGGAACATTTTCTAAAATTAATTAA